CGCATCCGCGACGTCGACATCGCGGCGGAGACCTCGGCCATGACCTCCGCGCAGATCCTGCAGCAGGCCGGCGTGGCCGTCCTCTCGCAGGCCAACATGACGCCCCAGACGGCGTTGATGCTGCTGCAGGGCTAAGCCTGCGGCAGGGGATCGCCGGCGGGGCTTCGGCCCCGCCGGCGGTGACGCACCAGGGAGGGCGACATGAGCACCATTTCCTTCGGCGGCCTGGCCTCCGGGCTGGACACCGGCAAGATCGTCACGCAGCTGCTCGCGATCCGCCGCCAGCCGATCGACCGCCTCGAAGCCCAGAAGACCAAGTTCAGCGCGACCAAGATCGCCCTGCAGGGCGTGGAGTCCCGCGTGCGCGGCCTCATGGAAGCCGCCGCCGCCCTGGACACCAACAACGAGTTCGCCTCGCTGTCCGCCACCTCCAGCAACGAGGCCCTGCTGACCGCGACCGCGGGCGCCCTGGCCATGCCCGGCGGCTACGACCTCGTGGTCACCGACCGCGCCCAGGCGCAGAAGGAACGCTCGCAGGGCTTCGACGCCGCGAGTTCCAGCGTCGGGACCGGCACCTTCTCCATCACGGTCGGCGGCCAGACCACCGACCTGCTGATCGCCGAAGGCACCAGCGGCCTGGCCGACCTGGCCTCGGCCATCAACAACAGCGACGCCGGCGTGACCGCCACCGTCCTGTTCGACGGCTCCGAGACCGGCGGCTACTACCTCTCGCTCACCGCCGAGGAGACCGGCACCGCCGCGGCCTTCACCATCGACGCCAGCGGCCTGACCGGCGGCACCGCGCCCGTGTTCGGCAACGTGCAGCAGGCGCAGAACGCCGCCTTCACCATCGACGGGCTGCCCGTCACCTCGCAGACCAACACCGTGGCCAACGCGATCCAGGGCGTGACCCTCAACCTGGCCGGCGCCGACGAGGGCTCCA
This portion of the bacterium genome encodes:
- the fliD gene encoding flagellar filament capping protein FliD, yielding MSTISFGGLASGLDTGKIVTQLLAIRRQPIDRLEAQKTKFSATKIALQGVESRVRGLMEAAAALDTNNEFASLSATSSNEALLTATAGALAMPGGYDLVVTDRAQAQKERSQGFDAASSSVGTGTFSITVGGQTTDLLIAEGTSGLADLASAINNSDAGVTATVLFDGSETGGYYLSLTAEETGTAAAFTIDASGLTGGTAPVFGNVQQAQNAAFTIDGLPVTSQTNTVANAIQGVTLNLAGADEGSTVHLDIATDGEAIEAKVQAFVDAYNDLFAYIDEQGGEEGVLRGDSTVRSLVAKIRTDITSRLSEGPITMLYQVGIRQAEGGDLSFDTSVFQQELAGDFAAVRDLFISSTGHEGTVAKLGESLDAVLDSVDGVFKLRSSAIDERMESIDDTIARYELSVDSYEKTLNARFTAMETLLSTLQAQSGYLSAISTSSSS